A genomic region of Runella rosea contains the following coding sequences:
- a CDS encoding oxidoreductase, producing MSTKFKPKYTRVAQLKTASDLKKYLETAEVDLSFDETLLPPAESPFNTTIPLKSGKTIGNSLCILPMEGWDGTLDGKPTEFTKNRWVKFAVSGAKLLFGCEAVAVCHEGKANPNQLVMSEDNFEEYVNLRQLILDKHTEKFGTADDLVIGLQLTHSGRFCKPNSHKKFESKILYSHPFLNQKFGMDADYPVLTDEEIDEIIEKYVKAAVLAQKAGFDFVDIKHCHGYLGHEFLSAVDRPGKYGGSFENRTRYLRNIVAGIQQAAPGLEMGIRVSAFDFLPFKKGPNEQGEPEKAETYPYAFGGREDGLGIDLEEPKAFLELAQSLGIQMICITGGSPYYNPHLMRPALFPPSDGYQPPEEPFAGVKRQIDVTAELKKAFPELVIIGSGYSYLQEWLPNVAQHVLRNGMADSVGFGRMVLSYPTMPDDMANGRPMTRNLICRTFSDCTTAPRNGIISGCYPLDPFYKKRPEAEELKAIKESL from the coding sequence ATGTCTACCAAATTCAAACCAAAATATACCCGAGTAGCGCAACTCAAAACGGCGTCTGACTTAAAAAAGTACTTGGAAACGGCAGAAGTTGATTTGTCTTTTGACGAAACACTTTTGCCGCCAGCAGAGAGCCCCTTCAATACCACTATTCCGTTAAAATCAGGCAAAACCATCGGAAACAGTCTTTGTATTTTACCGATGGAAGGTTGGGACGGAACATTGGACGGAAAACCCACGGAATTTACCAAAAATCGTTGGGTAAAATTTGCCGTCAGCGGGGCAAAACTGCTGTTTGGCTGCGAAGCCGTGGCGGTGTGTCACGAAGGCAAAGCCAACCCCAATCAGTTGGTGATGAGTGAAGACAATTTTGAGGAATATGTCAACCTGCGTCAATTGATTTTAGATAAACATACGGAGAAATTCGGCACTGCTGACGACCTCGTTATTGGCCTGCAATTGACGCATTCGGGGCGGTTTTGCAAGCCCAATAGTCATAAGAAATTTGAATCGAAGATTCTTTATTCGCACCCGTTCCTCAACCAAAAGTTTGGCATGGATGCCGACTATCCCGTACTGACCGACGAAGAAATTGACGAGATCATCGAAAAATACGTCAAAGCGGCGGTTTTGGCGCAAAAAGCGGGCTTTGATTTTGTAGACATCAAGCATTGCCACGGGTATTTGGGCCATGAATTTTTGAGTGCGGTAGACCGACCTGGTAAATACGGCGGCAGTTTCGAAAACCGTACGCGCTACCTGCGAAACATCGTAGCGGGTATTCAACAGGCTGCTCCTGGCTTGGAAATGGGCATTCGCGTGAGTGCGTTTGACTTTTTGCCGTTCAAAAAAGGTCCCAACGAACAGGGTGAGCCCGAAAAAGCCGAAACCTATCCCTATGCTTTTGGCGGACGGGAAGATGGGTTAGGCATTGATTTAGAAGAGCCCAAAGCCTTTTTGGAGTTGGCTCAAAGTCTTGGTATTCAGATGATTTGTATCACGGGTGGGAGCCCTTACTATAATCCGCATTTGATGCGCCCCGCGCTCTTTCCGCCTTCTGATGGCTACCAGCCACCTGAAGAGCCGTTTGCGGGCGTAAAACGGCAAATTGACGTAACCGCCGAGCTGAAAAAGGCTTTTCCTGAGTTAGTTATTATTGGTTCGGGCTATTCGTATTTGCAAGAATGGCTACCCAACGTGGCCCAACACGTACTGCGCAACGGCATGGCCGACAGCGTAGGTTTCGGGCGAATGGTATTGTCGTATCCTACCATGCCCGACGACATGGCCAATGGCCGGCCCATGACGCGGAACCTCATTTGTCGTACGTTCTCAGATTGTACCACTGCCCCGCGCAACGGCATCATTTCTGGCTGTTACCCCTTAGATCCCTTCTATAAAAAACGCCCCGAAGCCGAGGAGTTAAAGGCGATTAAAGAGAGTTTATAA
- a CDS encoding GntP family permease encodes MNQHFYPLAIFVVSITVLLFTIIRLKINPFVSLLGVGLLTGVAIGMPLDEVTKQISTGFGQTLGSIGIVIGLGIVLGNLLAEARATEQIAALVLRAVGKKNALLAVNLTGYLICIPVFLNAVFIIYMPILRDISRKTSLPLISLVTALIIGGFATHCLVMPTPGPLAVMGTLNLPSGQFIGWSLLVALPPALLGLVAAKYLIKMPHMQIAEPASNTEAVVEDERKKPSGGLSLLLLLFPILLILFGSVVSEMMPKGTASRQIIAFLGDKNVAMLLGVILAGGLLRPYFRKTFEELISESGASAGLLTLIVGAGGSFGAIINGSGIATALVEWLSSMNMSLLMLGFVLTAILRAAQGSATVAAVTTSSIVAPMIAVAGANPITVGLAICCGSMCCSFPNDSGFWVISRFSGMTVGQTLRAWTLVSTLSGFVGMGLTLLIDLTW; translated from the coding sequence ATGAATCAACATTTCTATCCTCTCGCTATTTTTGTCGTGTCCATTACGGTGCTGCTTTTTACAATCATTCGGCTGAAAATCAACCCATTTGTGTCGTTGCTAGGGGTGGGGTTGCTCACTGGAGTGGCCATCGGAATGCCGCTTGATGAGGTAACGAAGCAAATCTCAACGGGTTTTGGACAAACACTCGGTAGCATTGGGATTGTGATTGGGTTGGGAATCGTGCTCGGCAACCTGCTTGCGGAGGCGCGGGCCACTGAGCAAATCGCTGCGCTTGTGTTGCGGGCCGTGGGTAAAAAGAATGCGCTGCTTGCCGTGAACCTCACGGGGTATCTTATTTGTATTCCTGTATTTCTCAACGCCGTCTTTATCATTTATATGCCCATTTTGCGGGATATTTCTCGCAAGACGAGCCTTCCATTAATCTCTCTGGTGACGGCACTCATCATCGGCGGTTTTGCCACGCATTGTTTGGTGATGCCTACGCCGGGGCCGTTGGCCGTGATGGGTACACTCAATCTGCCTTCGGGGCAGTTTATCGGTTGGTCGTTGTTGGTGGCGTTACCGCCTGCCCTCCTAGGGTTGGTGGCGGCCAAATACCTGATTAAAATGCCGCACATGCAGATTGCTGAGCCGGCCAGTAATACTGAAGCGGTGGTGGAAGATGAGCGCAAAAAACCTTCGGGCGGTCTTTCATTATTGCTGCTTCTTTTTCCGATTCTGTTGATTTTGTTTGGCAGTGTCGTGTCCGAAATGATGCCTAAAGGTACTGCTAGCCGTCAGATAATTGCTTTTTTGGGGGACAAAAATGTGGCCATGTTGCTAGGAGTAATACTAGCGGGGGGATTATTACGCCCTTATTTTCGGAAAACCTTTGAAGAACTCATCAGTGAAAGCGGCGCTTCGGCGGGTTTGCTGACGCTGATTGTGGGTGCGGGTGGCTCGTTTGGGGCTATTATCAACGGTTCGGGCATTGCAACGGCCCTTGTCGAGTGGTTGTCGTCCATGAACATGTCGCTGTTGATGTTGGGTTTTGTACTGACTGCTATTTTGCGCGCGGCCCAAGGCTCGGCTACGGTAGCGGCCGTGACTACATCCTCCATTGTGGCACCCATGATTGCCGTGGCGGGCGCAAATCCCATTACGGTCGGGTTGGCAATTTGCTGCGGAAGCATGTGTTGCTCGTTTCCGAATGACTCAGGTTTTTGGGTCATTTCTCGCTTTTCGGGCATGACCGTAGGACAGACTCTGCGGGCATGGACACTGGTAAGTACCCTAAGTGGATTTGTCGGCATGGGGCTTACCTTGTTGATTGACTTAACTTGGTAA
- a CDS encoding polysaccharide pyruvyl transferase family protein, producing the protein MNRRQFVKQGSMLSAAAFVPFITQAVNKENPVLLITSGWQDVNIGDIAHTPGLIGLLQKRLPKAKIILWKKSKSEKVETMLNTYYPNVQIIHGAVDKSFVPQTDEVKKAFQEADFFIHGSGPSVVAADYVESWYKQTQKPFGIFGVTTQNVTPSLKDLLQHASFIFTRETASIQKLKEAGLEGKHIAFAPDATFVLEIHDDAKADRFIKENSLEHRKFICVIPRLRVTPYYKIRANNAGYSDERIKEIETLNDKWKEIDHAKVREAMVMWVRKTGNKIVVCPEMTYQVDIIDELLVNPLPDDVKPFVVKHGYWLPDEAASLYAHAHTVLSYECHSPIIAITNGTPAFYLRQPEDTIKGQMYYDLGFKDWTFEINETTGKQIADRLMQVNDNYKEALKNVRQSLAKVDKQYDDAFGIIKQKI; encoded by the coding sequence ATGAATCGTCGTCAATTTGTAAAACAAGGCAGTATGCTTTCAGCGGCCGCTTTTGTCCCCTTTATCACCCAAGCCGTTAACAAAGAAAACCCGGTGTTGCTCATTACGTCGGGCTGGCAGGATGTCAATATCGGCGATATTGCCCACACGCCGGGGCTGATCGGTTTGTTGCAAAAACGGCTTCCCAAGGCCAAAATCATTCTTTGGAAAAAGAGCAAAAGTGAGAAGGTGGAAACCATGCTCAACACCTATTACCCGAATGTTCAAATCATTCACGGCGCGGTGGATAAGAGTTTTGTTCCGCAAACCGACGAAGTAAAAAAAGCATTTCAGGAAGCCGATTTCTTTATTCACGGCTCGGGGCCGTCGGTGGTAGCGGCCGATTATGTAGAATCTTGGTACAAACAAACGCAGAAACCCTTTGGGATTTTCGGCGTTACGACCCAGAATGTTACCCCTTCGTTAAAAGACCTGCTGCAACATGCATCGTTTATTTTTACCCGTGAGACGGCCTCCATTCAAAAGCTGAAAGAGGCTGGATTGGAGGGGAAACACATCGCGTTTGCTCCCGATGCCACCTTTGTGCTGGAAATTCATGACGATGCCAAAGCTGACCGCTTCATCAAAGAGAACAGTCTTGAACACCGCAAATTCATTTGCGTCATTCCTCGACTGCGCGTCACGCCTTATTACAAAATCAGGGCCAATAATGCTGGCTACAGCGACGAACGCATCAAAGAAATTGAAACGCTGAACGATAAATGGAAAGAAATTGACCACGCCAAGGTACGCGAAGCGATGGTAATGTGGGTGCGTAAAACGGGCAATAAAATCGTTGTTTGCCCCGAAATGACCTATCAGGTGGATATTATTGATGAATTATTAGTTAATCCTTTGCCCGATGATGTCAAGCCATTTGTCGTCAAGCATGGCTATTGGCTTCCCGACGAAGCTGCTTCGCTGTACGCCCATGCCCATACAGTGCTGAGTTATGAATGTCATTCGCCTATTATTGCTATCACCAACGGCACACCCGCTTTTTACCTGCGCCAGCCAGAAGATACCATCAAAGGCCAAATGTACTATGACCTTGGGTTTAAGGATTGGACGTTTGAAATCAACGAAACCACTGGCAAACAAATCGCCGACCGCCTTATGCAGGTGAACGACAATTACAAAGAAGCTCTCAAAAATGTAAGGCAATCATTGGCCAAAGTAGACAAACAATACGACGATGCGTTTGGCATCATTAAGCAAAAAATATAG
- a CDS encoding glycoside hydrolase family 88 protein: protein MIHINPTLTPSDLSAKLQRFWALSAQKIRLIEQHYDVANGSPVFTVKGQYTTRGWTEWTQGFQFGSAILQFDATGETDFLEYGRKNTLAVMAPHVSHIGVHDHGFNNVSTYGNLLRLMHEGKIEFNEWEKNFYELALKISGAVQASRWTSIKNRDGGLGGFIHSFNGAHSLFVDTIRSCRALVVSHQLGHVFQGEGDVKINLLERALLHIKATADFSVFYGEGRDSYDLWGRTAHESVFNVKDGNFRCPNSQQGYTGFSTWTRGLAWAMCGFPEQLEALESISDAQLVPFGGREAVEAMMLKAARATCDFYIEHTPIDGIPYWDTGAPNLYKLGDYLNRPADPFNDHEPVDSSAAAIGAQGLLRLGYYLTSKGDEESGKRYWQAGLTVLNSLLEEPYLSTDPNHQGLLLHSIYHQPNGWDYVPEGSKIAYGESSMWGDYHIREAALYVQRIINKEPYYAFLNCVK from the coding sequence ATGATTCACATTAACCCCACCCTTACGCCCTCTGATTTGTCGGCCAAATTGCAGCGATTCTGGGCGCTTTCGGCCCAAAAAATTCGATTGATTGAACAACACTACGACGTTGCCAACGGTTCTCCCGTTTTTACCGTAAAGGGCCAATATACTACCCGTGGTTGGACAGAATGGACACAGGGCTTTCAGTTTGGCTCCGCCATTTTACAGTTTGATGCCACGGGCGAAACCGATTTTTTGGAATACGGGCGCAAAAATACCCTCGCCGTGATGGCCCCGCACGTGAGCCACATCGGCGTACACGACCACGGATTCAACAACGTAAGCACCTACGGAAATTTGCTGCGGCTGATGCACGAAGGCAAAATTGAGTTCAATGAGTGGGAGAAAAATTTCTACGAATTGGCCCTCAAAATCTCGGGAGCCGTGCAGGCAAGCCGTTGGACTTCTATCAAAAACCGCGACGGCGGACTGGGGGGCTTTATCCATTCTTTCAACGGCGCTCATTCGTTGTTTGTCGATACCATTCGTTCGTGCCGAGCATTGGTGGTGAGTCACCAATTAGGACATGTTTTTCAGGGAGAAGGAGATGTGAAAATCAATCTGCTCGAACGGGCTTTGCTACACATCAAAGCCACCGCCGACTTTTCGGTATTTTATGGCGAAGGCCGCGACTCGTACGATTTGTGGGGCCGTACCGCCCACGAGAGCGTGTTCAATGTCAAAGATGGCAATTTCCGTTGTCCGAATTCGCAGCAGGGATACACTGGTTTTAGTACTTGGACGCGCGGTTTGGCGTGGGCCATGTGCGGTTTCCCAGAACAACTCGAAGCCTTGGAAAGTATTTCTGATGCACAATTGGTTCCTTTTGGCGGGCGCGAAGCCGTTGAGGCGATGATGCTCAAAGCCGCCCGCGCTACCTGCGATTTTTACATCGAACATACTCCTATTGACGGTATTCCGTATTGGGATACGGGCGCACCCAACCTTTATAAATTAGGCGATTATTTAAATCGACCTGCTGATCCGTTCAATGACCATGAGCCTGTCGATAGCTCTGCCGCCGCCATCGGTGCGCAGGGATTGTTACGTTTGGGCTACTATTTGACTTCCAAAGGGGATGAAGAATCAGGGAAGAGGTATTGGCAGGCAGGTTTGACGGTTTTGAACTCATTGCTCGAAGAGCCTTACTTAAGTACGGACCCCAACCATCAGGGCCTGTTATTGCACTCCATTTATCATCAACCCAACGGCTGGGATTACGTGCCAGAAGGTAGCAAAATTGCGTATGGTGAGTCAAGCATGTGGGGCGATTACCACATTCGTGAAGCCGCGCTTTATGTGCAGCGAATCATTAACAAAGAGCCTTATTACGCATTTTTAAATTGTGTAAAATAA
- a CDS encoding RagB/SusD family nutrient uptake outer membrane protein, translated as MKNTIYRITIVVLCLFTTTSCQDDFLNEIPLDRFSPENLLTNAAGFDAAVVALYEGARQEHIIASNNFEYMTVGTDQTQWGRNDARGNKDYSLLNSNLDATIVYWDWAYKQMIVRANLILENIDNPSLNIAEDTRKNIKGQALFFRAYTYNFLANIYGGVPIVKERIVEPKFDFVRNSRAEVLSFSAKDLEEATALLPLEVKDGRIPRAAAFHLLSEVYISLGMETKDASLYDKSISAASKVINKEAGDYQIMTTRFGPAAARPGDVFSDIFADGQINKSSGNKEVMWAWQFESTTLGGSYSVAAANNSIRYWAPEYDRLQTPNRILNISPDSLGRGIGVNSPTNYAKYDVWALDPKDIRNSNFNIRRTFYYNNPADKEYFAKPILTRKVNGNLVVVRNDGTATNIVLDTLRQYYPYFRKIEGAAINGNILSGNTAKDFSRMRVAETYLLRAEAYFRKGDLANAAKDINVVRARAKASLISSAAVTEDFILDERTRELIVEEPRLRTLIRMGRLVDRVRKYNSAPSVANGPSSGKTIQDFNRYWPIPQKVIDANTGAKLEQNPGY; from the coding sequence ATGAAAAATACAATTTACAGAATAACGATTGTTGTACTTTGCCTGTTTACAACAACCTCTTGTCAAGACGATTTTCTCAATGAAATCCCCTTGGATAGATTCAGCCCCGAAAACCTGTTGACCAATGCCGCAGGGTTTGACGCCGCAGTAGTGGCACTTTACGAGGGCGCAAGACAGGAGCATATCATTGCCTCCAACAATTTTGAGTACATGACCGTGGGCACCGACCAAACCCAGTGGGGCAGAAATGATGCAAGAGGCAATAAAGATTATAGCCTGTTAAATTCAAATTTGGATGCCACCATTGTGTATTGGGATTGGGCCTACAAACAGATGATCGTGCGGGCTAATTTAATTCTAGAAAACATTGACAACCCCTCGCTGAACATTGCAGAGGATACCAGAAAAAACATCAAAGGTCAGGCGTTGTTTTTCAGGGCGTATACGTATAATTTTCTGGCAAATATCTACGGAGGTGTGCCGATCGTGAAAGAAAGAATTGTTGAGCCAAAATTTGATTTTGTGCGTAATTCAAGAGCAGAAGTATTGAGCTTTTCGGCCAAAGATCTGGAAGAAGCCACGGCACTTTTACCATTGGAGGTAAAAGACGGCAGAATACCCCGGGCGGCGGCTTTTCATTTGTTGAGTGAAGTGTATATCTCATTGGGAATGGAAACCAAAGATGCCTCACTGTATGATAAATCCATCAGTGCCGCAAGTAAGGTCATCAACAAAGAAGCGGGTGATTATCAAATTATGACCACTCGATTTGGCCCGGCCGCTGCCAGACCAGGTGATGTTTTCTCGGATATTTTTGCCGATGGGCAAATCAATAAATCCTCCGGCAACAAGGAAGTCATGTGGGCGTGGCAGTTTGAGTCTACTACTTTAGGAGGAAGTTATTCGGTAGCTGCTGCCAACAATAGTATACGGTATTGGGCACCAGAATACGACAGACTTCAAACCCCTAATAGAATACTGAATATATCACCTGACAGTTTGGGCAGGGGCATTGGGGTAAATTCGCCCACCAACTACGCCAAGTATGATGTGTGGGCCTTAGACCCCAAAGATATTAGAAACTCAAATTTTAACATCAGACGTACCTTTTATTATAACAATCCAGCTGATAAGGAGTATTTTGCTAAGCCAATTTTAACCCGAAAAGTAAATGGGAACTTAGTCGTTGTCAGAAATGATGGAACGGCAACTAACATTGTTCTCGATACATTGAGACAATATTACCCTTATTTCAGAAAAATTGAAGGGGCTGCCATTAATGGCAATATACTTTCGGGCAATACCGCCAAAGATTTTAGCCGAATGAGAGTGGCCGAAACCTACCTGTTGCGTGCCGAAGCCTATTTTAGAAAAGGCGATTTAGCCAATGCTGCCAAAGATATCAATGTAGTACGGGCAAGAGCCAAAGCCTCGTTGATAAGCAGCGCTGCTGTTACGGAAGACTTCATTCTGGATGAACGCACAAGAGAATTGATCGTGGAAGAACCACGGCTACGCACGCTCATTCGCATGGGAAGATTGGTAGATAGGGTCAGAAAATACAATTCAGCGCCCTCGGTTGCCAATGGGCCTTCTTCTGGCAAAACCATTCAGGATTTTAACCGATATTGGCCCATCCCCCAAAAGGTAATCGATGCCAATACGGGAGCAAAATTGGAGCAAAACCCAGGGTATTAA